In Spirochaeta isovalerica, the genomic window TCAAGCTTCGCTTTTATTGGAACCTTTAACAGAACCCTCTGTTGATGTTCTGGATAATATGGCGGTCGGTTCTGATGACACACCAGTTTCCGGACCTGTAGAACTTGTCGCTCCCAATCAAAGTTTATTTGACAGTTTTACCGGTGTAGGTCTTGTCGATTTTACGGGTGATAAAGGGGTATTTGAAGACTTTCCGGTTTATGTGGAATATCAGGGGTGGAAACGGCCCTCTCTGGCGCTCATTTCAGCGGCTTTTTTAATCGATAAGGAGATCCGGATTGATGAGGAATCACTGTGGATCGGAGGAAATGAAATCCCCCTAAGAGATAATCGGTATACCCTTGATCTTTCTGAGCCGGAGACTTTGTATCCAGTTCATTCGATGATAGATGTTTTGAGCGGTAATCCCCGGATTTTAGACTTCAAGGGAAAGGTTATTGTTGTTTTTATCGATAATCCGGCGGTTCGTTCCATAAAATCTGAATACGACAAGCTCCATAACCCCGCCGAGATTGTTGCCGATTCGATCAATACCCTTCTTAAGGATTTGCAGGATGGTTAATAATGTAAGAACGAAAGAGAGAGATCTTTGCATTGTCTCTAATACTATGACTGGTGAATTTTTAACCTGGTTTCTTTGCGAATAGGGGAAATCGGTTTTCAGGAGGGATCGGGACATTTTTTCAGATCTCTCCTTTTAATCTGTTTATCATATTTCAGAGGTGTAATGATGGCAAGGAGAATAAACCATAGTGTCATAATGATTGATGTTCAAGAAATAAGTTGACAAATGCATCATTTTGATGTACAAATTAAGTTCAATATACAACATTTGTAAATTTGACGATAAATGAGACTAAAAATTGAATAATGTATCGATACTAATACTTTCAGAATCCCTTACCGGGCAACTACTTGATGAATATTTTACTGGTAGCAGTGAATATTCTTCAAAACTGATTTCTTTGGATCATTTCCAAGAATTGGAAAAGAATCAGGATTTTTCAAATACCATTCTTCTGGTTGATGCTAGCTCAGCGGGAGTGATCGACTGTCTTGAGAATGAATGTGGTAACAAAGATCTGATTCCTTTATTCCGTTCATCTGCCTTATTCAATGCAGTAAAGAACAGTAATGAAGAACAATTGGCAATCAAATGTGGTTTTAAAGGCATTTTTTATTTTGATGAAGTTATAAAGAATTTTAAGCGAGAGATAGATTATTTGATTGATGGGGGTATTCGTGTTAATAAAAAGCTCCTTTTTGATATTATGCACTCAACCAAGCTCGAAGAAGACAAAACTTATGAAGAAATTCAAAGTGAAATGTTAACAAATAGAGAAAATGAAATTTTAAATGAAGTGAGAAAAGGACTTACTAATAAGGAAATTGCATATCAAATGTTTATTAGTGAAGCCACGGTTAAGCGTCATATGTCAAATATTTTTGAAAAGATAGGGATTCATGATAGGAGAAAGGTAATTAAAGAGTTCATAGGAACAAAGATGTAGGAAGTTGTAGATAAAATGCAACTATGAGGAGTATTCATATCCGGTTTATTCAAAATTAA contains:
- a CDS encoding CHASE2 domain-containing protein; amino-acid sequence: MKRFTITVFCLILIFSCSDKPNYRMVSVMNDLYPIEIIYFDSQTERELGPFPIKRSVYGDLIEKVESRDPALVILKFFLDSESEEDEALAEVIGRYDNVFSQASLLLEPLTEPSVDVLDNMAVGSDDTPVSGPVELVAPNQSLFDSFTGVGLVDFTGDKGVFEDFPVYVEYQGWKRPSLALISAAFLIDKEIRIDEESLWIGGNEIPLRDNRYTLDLSEPETLYPVHSMIDVLSGNPRILDFKGKVIVVFIDNPAVRSIKSEYDKLHNPAEIVADSINTLLKDLQDG
- a CDS encoding helix-turn-helix transcriptional regulator — encoded protein: MNNVSILILSESLTGQLLDEYFTGSSEYSSKLISLDHFQELEKNQDFSNTILLVDASSAGVIDCLENECGNKDLIPLFRSSALFNAVKNSNEEQLAIKCGFKGIFYFDEVIKNFKREIDYLIDGGIRVNKKLLFDIMHSTKLEEDKTYEEIQSEMLTNRENEILNEVRKGLTNKEIAYQMFISEATVKRHMSNIFEKIGIHDRRKVIKEFIGTKM